One window from the genome of Pseudomonas fluorescens encodes:
- the carA gene encoding glutamine-hydrolyzing carbamoyl-phosphate synthase small subunit: MTKPAILALADGSIFRGEAIGADGQTVGEVVFNTAMTGYQEILTDPSYAQQIVTLTYPHIGNTGTTPEDAESDRVWSAGLVIRDLPLVASNWRNTMSLSDYLKANNVVAIAGIDTRRLTRILREKGAQNGCIMAGDNISEEAAIAAAQGFPGLKGMDLAKVVSTQKQYEWRSTVWDLKTDSHATIEASELPYHVVAYDYGVKLNILRMLVERGCRVTVVPAQTPAADVLALKPDGVFLSNGPGDPEPCDYAIQAIKDVLETEIPVFGICLGHQLLALASGAKTLKMGHGHHGANHPVQDLDTGVVMITSQNHGFAVDEATLPANVRAIHKSLFDGTLQGIERTDKSAFSFQGHPEASPGPNDVAPLFDRFINEMAKRR, from the coding sequence TTGACTAAGCCAGCCATACTCGCCCTTGCTGATGGCAGCATTTTTCGCGGCGAAGCCATTGGAGCCGACGGTCAGACCGTTGGTGAGGTGGTGTTTAACACCGCAATGACCGGCTATCAGGAAATTCTTACCGATCCTTCCTACGCCCAGCAAATCGTTACCCTGACTTACCCGCACATCGGCAACACCGGCACCACGCCGGAAGACGCCGAGTCCGATCGTGTCTGGTCCGCCGGCCTGGTCATCCGTGACTTGCCGCTGGTAGCGAGCAACTGGCGTAACACGATGTCCTTGTCCGATTACCTGAAAGCCAACAACGTCGTGGCGATCGCCGGTATCGACACGCGCCGCCTGACCCGCATCCTTCGGGAAAAAGGCGCGCAGAACGGCTGCATCATGGCTGGCGATAACATTTCCGAAGAAGCCGCCATTGCCGCGGCCCAGGGCTTCCCTGGCCTCAAGGGCATGGACCTGGCGAAAGTCGTCAGCACCCAGAAACAGTACGAATGGCGCTCCACGGTCTGGGACCTGAAGACCGACAGTCACGCGACGATCGAGGCTTCCGAGCTGCCCTACCACGTGGTGGCGTACGACTACGGCGTCAAGCTGAACATCCTGCGCATGCTGGTCGAGCGTGGCTGCCGCGTCACCGTGGTACCGGCCCAGACCCCGGCCGCCGATGTCCTGGCCCTCAAGCCTGATGGCGTGTTCCTGTCCAACGGCCCGGGTGACCCGGAGCCTTGCGACTACGCGATCCAGGCGATCAAGGACGTGCTGGAAACCGAGATCCCGGTGTTCGGTATCTGCCTCGGTCACCAGTTGCTGGCCCTCGCTTCTGGCGCCAAGACCTTGAAAATGGGCCACGGCCACCACGGTGCCAACCACCCGGTGCAGGACCTGGATACCGGCGTGGTGATGATCACCAGCCAGAACCACGGTTTTGCGGTGGATGAGGCGACCCTGCCGGCCAACGTGCGTGCGATTCACAAGTCGCTGTTCGACGGCACGCTGCAAGGTATCGAGCGTACCGACAAGAGCGCGTTCAGCTTCCAGGGCCACCCTGAAGCGAGCCCGGGCCCGAACGATGTGGCGCCGCTGTTCGATCGCTTCATCAACGAGATGGCCAAGCGACGCTGA